A genomic region of Elaeis guineensis isolate ETL-2024a chromosome 9, EG11, whole genome shotgun sequence contains the following coding sequences:
- the LOC140851641 gene encoding uncharacterized protein isoform X2 — protein sequence MKHSSCSHGLLPLLLLFVAMLSVYTTRASRLPSQPELVRKARADDLTLLGRHAAGTEETYSWDQLMEREKCEEEDDECLKTRMISEAHLDYIYTQRHNP from the exons ATGAAGCATAGCTCTTGCTCGCATGGCCTtcttcccctcctcctcctctttgtCGCCATGCTCTCCGTCTACACAACAAGAGCTTCTCGTCTCCCCTCGCAGCCAGAACTTG TACGAAAAGCGAGGGCTGATGATCTTACACTCCTGGGTCGACATGCAGCAGGGACGGAGGAAACATATTCTTGGGATCAG CTGATGGAACGGGAGAAGTGCGAGGaagaagatgatgaatgcttgaaGACGAGGATGATCTCCGAGGCCCATCTGGACTACATCTACACGCAGCGACATAATCCAtag
- the LOC140851641 gene encoding uncharacterized protein isoform X1, translating into MKHSSCSHGLLPLLLLFVAMLSVYTTRASRLPSQPELGVRKARADDLTLLGRHAAGTEETYSWDQLMEREKCEEEDDECLKTRMISEAHLDYIYTQRHNP; encoded by the exons ATGAAGCATAGCTCTTGCTCGCATGGCCTtcttcccctcctcctcctctttgtCGCCATGCTCTCCGTCTACACAACAAGAGCTTCTCGTCTCCCCTCGCAGCCAGAACTTG GAGTACGAAAAGCGAGGGCTGATGATCTTACACTCCTGGGTCGACATGCAGCAGGGACGGAGGAAACATATTCTTGGGATCAG CTGATGGAACGGGAGAAGTGCGAGGaagaagatgatgaatgcttgaaGACGAGGATGATCTCCGAGGCCCATCTGGACTACATCTACACGCAGCGACATAATCCAtag